AGTGTTGATAGATGTAGGATACATATCCCCATAATCCCAACAAGAGTGCAAAAACCTTCAACCCAGTCATCCTATCTTTCAAGAATACCATAGCAAAAATAGGCGCAACTGAACTTCCTAAATTGATGATCACATTAGAAAACAAAGAAGAAGCCTTGAATACCAATCCAATTGAACCAACAGCATATAACTGCCAAGAAATGGCCGTACAAACCAAATTTATAATATACGACGATTTCCCTGTTCTGTACTCTCCCATTTCCTTCTCCAAATTCCTCCAATTACCGCTCGCAAAAAGCCCCGTTAAAGAAGCAATTGTCACAAAAAGACCGATAAAAAACGACATTTTCATGACGACATTTAAACTGCCATTCTTGAAGACCTTTTGGAACACGAGTTCTGTTAACGAGAACTGCAAGGCATAGCCTAGAGACCCGAAAGTGGTAGCTGCAAATCCTATTAACAGAGATTTCTGAGATATTTCTCCGCTAACACCCGTCTCGTTCTGGAAAATAATGGCAGAGGATGAAAAGGAGAGAAGCACGACGGAGTTCAGTATAATCGGGGTTATCTTTTGTCCGTTGAGGAGGAACGAAGTGAGCGCGTTGAATGCCAATTGTGAACCGGAGATTAGGGAATAGGTAGAGGCCGGAAGATACTGTACACCAACAGTATATAACATAGAGTTTGCTACTTGAAATAAACCAAGGAAGATGTAAACCGAAACGCGAATTAATAAACAAGGCTTGTGAATGCTAAGTTCATTTTCTTCTCTGTGATTTTTGGTTGAAGGATAGAAAATGAAAGGCAGAAGAATTGGGAATCCAGCAGTTTGTGCCAGTGTAGCAATCCATCTACTTTGGCCACCTTGTTCATAGTATACTCTGCCCAATAGAATGCCAGCTGCTTGGCCAGCTAGAGCAAAAAATGTGAAGATAAATATTTGGAACCATAGTATAAATTTACTTGATTGAAGGCTGCTTGTTTTTGCATTTTCAGATGACTCTGATCCTTCTGCTTCTTCAACTGCCAAATGAAACAGGGCAAAACCAGAGAGATTTCAATAAACATTGGCTTGGAATGCTTGTGATTTGTGAACAAACAATCTAGTCTATATACTTCCTTATTCCTTAATCATTAGTCTTGATATTAATAGGAGTAACTGACAGTCCATAAGGACAACCTAATGGACAAAATCTGCACTATAATATCAGGGTTTAGAATTGTAGCGTAGTACTGTTTAATTGAAGCCCTCTTATTCCTCTAAACCATTTCAGATTTGAAGATTTAACTCATGTGTCATAAGTTTAAGAAAAAGAGAGTACTAAAGTGAAACAATTCGGAATCATATTGCATCAAGCATCTATCCATATTTTCTTCATCTCAAGACAATTGTCCTTTTTCCAGTAAATTGTACATACCAATGTGCATCTTGTTTACATTATCAGGTTAAGATAATCTAGAACAAATATTATAATAGTAATCTTAAAAATATGCTCTAACCTTTACCTATATACaaataaaatttcaaatacaTTAATATTGTTGatgtatataaattaaatatATTACATCAGCATTTAGTATCGAAAAGAATAAAACTTTATATAAGGTAAATCCTTTTGAATACATTACCTCAGCAGTTGGTACCACGAAGAATAAAACTTTTGGTACTCTTTACCTAACTTCCGAATActaaattcaattctttaaatAAAATATAATGTTCTATTCGATACACAGTGTTAAAAATAATACTAAATTAATTCTTGGTAAGCCAAAGAACAAAGAGCATATTTGAATGAATACATTAAAAATTTTGGACTATCGATCAAGATCACTTGATCTATTCAGAAGTTCTTATCCAATActtttaataaataataataataataatatatatacaagaaaACAAGTACAGTAGTATTTTATTTGTACAAGAAAACAAGTACAGTCAGATTCCGAAGGAGAGGGAGAAAACTGAACATTTCTGCCATATTTTGAGAAACAGAAATATCATGGAGGGTAGGGCGGGAtggttaattttttttctttcatcaaATCAGAAATCTCAAATTCGAGCTTATAACCTATACTAATGAATTTTTACCCTTAGTGAAGTACCCGATAAAAAGGACAGCCCGATGCATTAAAAAAATTCTTACTTCACACTGATCAAGTAATTGAGCACTCACTCTGTCTTCTCTTTCTCTCGTTGATCTTTAATTACTCTTATTATCAGCCGGAGATGACAATAAAAAAGTCCGAGGAAAAAAATTTACATGTACAAAGAATTACAACCTAAACTTTTCAGCTACTTCGTGATAGGATTTTTCTGTGAATTAAAGGTTGAACTGGGGAGggtatagagcccgtttggattggcttataaagttacttataagctgtttttagcttttttgagtgtttggctggccagcttaaagtcattttgtgcttaaaataagctcaaaaaaataattgggcccatttaacttagcttatctaaagcagcttataagctgaaaacaacttataaaccaaaaaaaataagttagactacccaacttattttttttttagcttataggcataagcccatccaaacaggcttaTAAACACACGAAAAAAACAATATTCGAATTCTCAAAATCTGTGAAAGTCTAATTTTGCTTAAGAAATATATACAGTTGCACTGTCTAATTTAACATAGACAGTACAAAGGATAactaggaagaagaagaagagtaaCTGACAAGTGAGATGCAACAGCTTTTCGTGAGCTCCTTCCATGGTAACGTACGCCTTAAAAGTTGGAGAGCCGCTATCTTCTTTTATTCAGTGAAGGACACCCAATTAGTATAACTTATAGAAGCAAAAAGACAAATGTTTACTATAAGTACACCAACATTTCCTTTTCTACACTTTGCTTCCTTATTATATTAGTTTGCCTTCATTTGCACTACCAAAGGTTGGAGTTCTGGGAATAAAAAGAATTATGAAATGGAGCGCTTTTCTCTTTAATAGACTTTACGAGTGTGGTTATTCATATTAATTGGGGTCCTAAAATGGGTATTGAACACgagatgaaaaatgaagaaattgcactAATTGCCCTTCAAAATTAAACTTATGTTTAGAGTTGCGTAGggcataacttgtgagatatcatgatgcgaaaatataaacttatgcacTCTCAAAAACTGTTTGCCCCTCGATAAAGTTTTTCTTAATGATTTGCTCCTTAATGTGTGCATCATTGTTTTATATTCTGCGCTATATATGTGACTCATTCTCCTTTTTTCGATTTGCTCAATAATATATGTCCCCATTTATTTAATTTGTACCCTTCGGTTTACAAGATCACGGAATatgttttttgaaatattctAATTCACCTCGCCGACTTTTTCAGCTTTATGAATCTCGATAAATTGTTATTTAAAAAATGGCATTCAGTTTCTTATAAATATTCACAAAATTTCATACCTAATGCCCTTCTATTCGTGGGTAAGTGATCTCCATAAAGCAAAGATCGTATCATAGTCTTCAACTAACAAATCCTGGAAAATTATGTTTATTGATTAAAAGAAGAAGAGTTAAAAGATAACGCAGAGCGAGAATAGAGAGGTAGCAAACGATACTATGTACCAGCCAAATAATTGTAGACATCATATAGTGATACAATGCTCTTAATAATATGATTCCTATTTTTCTCTTCAAAAAAATACAAAAACGTTGGATGTGttgtaaataaaaaaagaaatagtgcATACATCATCAGACAAATCATAAAAAAGTTAAAGGATAAGaacaaatttattttaaaaaaatgatgcATACATTAGCGAACAAACATTTAAATATAACAAACTTAAAGTGCAAATTTAAAAAGCTTTAATTGTATACCACTAAGAAGAATAAAACAGCGAATAAAGTGCAAACTAAAGTTTTAATGCGTGTAAAATAGAAAGAGCACAAAACTAAGAGAAAGAAAACAAAGATAAAACTTAAACAGTAAGAAACTTTTCGAGAGGAAATGCTATCTCAGCTGTGACTGGACAAAAGCTCAACTTGCAACGCAATGTTGGCTAAAATTGCTTGAAATAGGAGTAAACTCCAAGAAATAGGCTTGATTTGCGCAAATGTCCCTTTTTCAAGTCAATCATTTAGATTTTATTCTTATTTCTACAAGTTATGAAAATATAGCTCCGAAAAATTATCTTTCGTGACAACGTTAAACTCGAGTCTAGTGTTTTGCTCATATATTGCTTAATCAACAGATAAATATTGGACTTCGTCTAACTTTTACAATTACGTACTTATAATATTTTAGAGAGTGATTAACATTTCTCTTAAAAATTTAATTTGCTCAAAAGACTAGTACTGAATGGCTATCAAAAAAGAACAATCGgcaaaaaatttaagaaatagcGGTCACAGGCTCACTCACAGATGCAAGCAACCCCTCCATTTTTTCCGAGGGTGACTTGTCATGAATGGTTAGGTTAGGAACTACGTTTTTCGTACGTAGCAATTATGTCACACCGATTTCTTTGACTAAGCTGTTGTGTGCCACTCAAAAACATAGTACTACAACTTTCAAGTTGAacatttttctcttgtttttgctGGCCAGTATACATCTTTTAACGCCTTAatagaaatatttttaaaaaacatttcTCCAACGGTGAGGTGACACGGACCAAAATCGTCTCCCTAAGAAAAGTTATTTTTCGTTTTCCTTTAGAAGTTGCATGTCAAGTGATAATTAGATTGGAGAATCTGAATATTAACTGCACAATTTAAAGAAACTAGCCAGTTAATGAAGAATCTTTTAAGATTAAAACTCTTTTAGACTTGAATCATCAGTTGATCTGCCGACCAGAATTTTACCTTTATTTCTTAATTAGAAATTGCTTCATTTTGCTATTCATTACATATTTAATTAATTCATACCTTGATAATAGCAAACAGTAGCGTACGCAGGATATTTCATTAGCGGTGTCACCGTGTAAAGTAATGAACAAGTGAATAAATCAATATAGAGGTTTTTAAGGCTATGAGTCAAAAACTTATTGAAAAATTGTGCCCACAGTGCTAGGATTTAAAGTGTAAGAGAGCAAAAAATGAGGCTAAGCTAAGAGGGTTTGAACCTGCGCCCTCTCCCATGAAGTTGGAGCGCCTAAACACTAAGCTAGTGCACAACCACATTTATTAGAAGTAGTGTCCTTTTAATATTTCTACCTTCTATTTTAGTTTTATTTATCATGTATATATGTGCGTCTAGTAACAAAAATTGACGAAGCAGAGTCCCATGACACCTCTTGACTCAAGTCAAATCATCTCATATATTTCTCAGTCATGAGGTCAAGTGTTTTTTTATATGATAAAAAAGAGAGAGGGTAGTGCAGTAAGATGTGCAATTATTCCAAAATTTAAATGCTGTTTGACGAAACGATTTTAAATCATGCAAGGTGTCAGTTCTGTTGCTAGCTTGTGAAGAATTTCATAGAGTGTGGATAACGTATGCAACTATGTTTTTTTTCTTGGTTTAAAACGCATATAGTGGGAACGGATTTAATTAAGACAGAAGCAAGTTGGGCATCACTAAAAGGACTCGCAGCCTAGCAGGTGGGGAACGGAAAATGATATTTCATCTACTACCAAATGAGCTAAGCCATTCATATAAATGTTGAGAAGAACAAATACAttcattaaataaatatttaaaaagttgGAAAGATGTTACGATATCTCTCAAATATAAAAAAGCTCTCTTCTccgtttatcttttttttttttaaactatatTTCTATTAATTAAAAACGttattatatattttatatttatttagttatttatgtCTAACCTAATTAAAGTATTTCatacaaaaaaattgaaaattatttCTCTATTTAAGTGATACTATATGTAAAATGAATATCAATattgtcttttttttctttcgtAAAGTGACACTCCAAAACATTTTTTGAAAAGATTACTCAAGTACATCAAACAATTCTCAAATggattgtttaaaaaaaaaactgtttctCTCAAAATTACATTTTAGAAAAGCTATCTAACAAAATTGTTTCTCAAAATAATCaagttttaaaagtttggccGAAACAGACTTTACAATGCCTACAGTGTTTGTGTGTGTCTTCATTTGATACTTTCAAgtgcctttttttttatatatagttTAAACATTTGAATATCCCGAATAAAAGTTTTTCTTTACTATATTAAAGTCATTAGACTATTATTTCATTTGTAACTAAAAGATAATTCAATTTAACTAATTTTCACAAAAAAACAATAATTAAATTCATGTAATCAAAAAGCTAGAAAACTTTGCCTTAAGTATTATGGAAGATGATCTCCTTGGTTTCTCCTAATCTTCTATAATACCTTGAAAAAATTGATATTTTTTGGTTATGAAAAATATTGTAGTGAGTTTCATATATATAAGTAGAAAAGGTCAAAAAATCTGTCGGCTATCCTTTTATGGGGCACCTGTTTAATAAATGGTGTACTTATTATTTTTTCTTGTAAGTTCTGGATTTTTTGGAACATTATTTAAACATCTCTTTTGAATAAACTGAAAATGTTAGAACGATCTAAAATTGTTTGTCAGTTATTGCAAATTTTAGACAgtaatttaatattttatatataatttaaGACAATATGAACAAATATTAGGACCAAATCTAACGTTactgaaaaaataatttttaaggaTTATACTGTACTTCCAAAACATTTAAAACTATGAATAAAATCTAAATAATAACCTTAAAAGGAATATTTGCATAAATCAGCCATAGAGTAAAGTGGTTCTTCATTTTCAAAATAAATTAATGGCTTTCATTTAATGAAATAAATGTTAAATCCCGAGCCATATAATTAACTAGTGAAATGttattctgattttttttttttattattatcttTTTTCTAAGGAGAAATGGAGAGAGAATTATAAGGTGGAAATTaaaccctcaccaataaggtgaatAGTTAACCAATTGAGCTACTAAGGCCCTGTTTGTCTATAGATACCAAAAaacaattcactttttttttgaaattttggagtggagttggagttgtgtttggccatagtttttgaaattgtagtttttggtgaaatgtaattgtaaaaaagtgaaaaaagtgaattttttttgaaaaataagttttttgagtttttggtattccggaatataacttcaagttgtattcagaATTTTTACGACCAAATGCTGATtccagaaaaaagtgaaaaaaaaaatcgggaataaagtaaataatttttatggccaaatggGGGCTAAGATTCCCGAAAATATTATGATTCCTACAACTATCAACAAAGAAAAGATCCTTCTACCAAAAAATAAAAGGGCACTTTcacaggaatgcccttattttggggtgatctttaatttttgtccctcaaattggtggtctttaattttaccttttacctaataccatgaggtttggatTTCGAATCTCGGCTTagtaaaaaaaatcgcaaagcagagtttgtagcaaagttacgtctattcgggccaaagttaggcctatttGGATAAAGTTAGTCAGACCTCTGCCTGAATAGGTCTAACTTTGCCcgaaaagttaggccttaaagcAGAGGTATGCCTTAAGGAGTAATTTGGGTAAAAGTTTGctttaaggcaaacctctgcctaAATAAGCTTAATTTTGCTACAAATCTCTGTCttgtcatttttatttttattactaaATAATAGTTCGAATCAAAAACCTCAAGATATTATGGGGAGCACAAAAAGTAAGGACCAACAATTTGTGGGACTAAAATGAAAGATCAGTGCCTTTGAAGGTCAATCGTGCAGATGACCCCACTGGAATAGGAGGTAAAGCCCAAGTAAGGAAAAGTCTAAAAGTTAGTACGTTGTGGGGCCCAAGCACGAAGGAATCTCATGGAAGTGTATCTTGAAAAGATTCTAAAGTTGGTTACAAGTAATCTTTTTGCTGATGgttacattataattttttatcGGAGGGTCAGCATTTGCTTTAAAATTCTGATTAATTCGGATATACACAAcatgcaattcattaaataaaaacatatttttttgaatatttttaatCTTTATGGTTTAAACCCAAAAATTTTAactaaaaatgattttttttatccATATCACCATAATTCTTTATTACTGATATGTTAATTGGTGGCGTTAGTGAACGATCAGGCGCTACATGCTCT
Above is a genomic segment from Lycium barbarum isolate Lr01 chromosome 12, ASM1917538v2, whole genome shotgun sequence containing:
- the LOC132622107 gene encoding probable purine permease 10, whose product is MEGAHEKLLHLTFEEAEGSESSENAKTSSLQSSKFILWFQIFIFTFFALAGQAAGILLGRVYYEQGGQSRWIATLAQTAGFPILLPFIFYPSTKNHREENELSIHKPCLLIRVSVYIFLGLFQVANSMLYTVGVQYLPASTYSLISGSQLAFNALTSFLLNGQKITPIILNSVVLLSFSSSAIIFQNETGVSGEISQKSLLIGFAATTFGSLGYALQFSLTELVFQKVFKNGSLNVVMKMSFFIGLFVTIASLTGLFASGNWRNLEKEMGEYRTGKSSYIINLVCTAISWQLYAVGSIGLVFKASSLFSNVIINLGSSVAPIFAMVFLKDRMTGLKVFALLLGLWGYVSYIYQHYLDDIEAKAGEVKSSTEDDDF